The DNA window AAGTATGACTTTCGTTGGATCTGTAAGCGGAAGTTCTATCAGCGAATTCACTAGCGCAGAAGGTAATAAATTCTTAAATGCTTCCGTGGGTGACTACCAAACCACTATGAAGGATATCCAAAGTGATGATAATACAACTAAATGGCTGATGAGGCTGGGTTGTTTTATCGCAATGTGGGTGAGTTTCAATCTTCTCGCAGGACCATTACTTTCTCTTTTAAGTTTTGTTCCTCTTGTAGGAGAATTAGGCAAAACCGCACTTTCTTTGGTGTTTGGAGTTGTGGCATTCGTGATTACTGCTGTTACCATTCTTCTTGTGAAGTTCTGGTATATCTGGTTGATATTAGGTCTCGCAGCAATTGGTTATGCTATCTATAAAAAGAAAGCAGCTACTGCTACTGCTTAGTTTCCATATTTAAAATGTAATAAAGAAAAGGCCGGGAAATTTCTCGGCCTTTTTTATTTTCGTAGTCTTCAAAACCACATATTGTCAATAAAAACTTTCCAAAGCAAACGCTCGTTCATCTCCAAAACATAGATTAAATCATGCTTTAGAACATGATTTTAAGTGGGATTCTCAGAAAATAAGGGACGTATAAGACAGTTAAAAATAACGTACGTTATCCTAAAAATCATCAATTATAGTGAAAAAAATCCTTGTCTATACCGTTATAGTATGTACCAGTATAGCGATCGATACACGATTCGAACAATTGATATAAAAAAAGATTGAAGGTTTTTTAGAACCACGGTATAAATAGAAGCCGTTCTGGTTCTAAAAAATAACAATTGTTCAAAAAAGCGAACATGGACCCAGAGAGGTTTAAGGGATGAAGATGCTGCCAATAGGGGAGACTACAGGGGGAAATAATCGCCTTCTGGATTTTAAGAAAAATATAATTTTCATTTCTCTTATATTATCATTATCTGCAGCTTGCTCTCACGCTGGAACAGATAAGAACGGAATTTCTCAATTCTCGGATAATACCGACGACTACAAAGGTGTTTCTTTATTCAGTTTTTTGAATCCTTATCCTGTGGTGAAAAGTTTTTTCACCAATATGGACCCAGTTGGCTTCAACGAAGCCTTGGGTGACTCACTCTCGCAAGCACCAAGAACAGATAATTTAGGCACAATTCGCGCTTTAGAATCTGCTATGTTGCAGAGTAGGACAAGCGTCCAAACCCTTTCTTTGGGTCTTGCGGACGTGATTGAAAAGATGCAAACTTCGAATCCTGCTGCATATTCTTCAATTCAGCCGGTTTTCGAAAAGATCCGTCATTATAAAAAACCTGTGGTTCGTAATTTAATGCCTCTTGGCGCGAACCAACTTTTGATAGAATATAATACTAAAACTGCGAATCAAGTCGCTACTTCTATCCACGATACTGCTGATATTTTGGTAGATCCGGATACAGTAGATACTCTTCATGATATAGAAGATTTTCTTTATAAAGGATTACGTAAAAATACTACATTTCGCACTGGAGTGGAAAATCTATTAGGTGGATTTTTTGCTCCTTCTCTACTTACGGATCGTTCTTTAAAAGAAGGTTTTATCTCTCTCGTTTACGATTTCGGCGAGATGATGTATAAGGCCGCCGGGTTCGAGGATCAAATGACTCCTCAAACCTCATTTAAGAATTTTATAATAAACGCTGAGAACTTTTTCACCGCAAATACTACTTCTCCGGCTGAGCCAAGTGCTAACGAGTATTCTACGAATGCAGCTTACAATAATCCAGGCGGTGGATTGAAGCCGGCCGAATTGAGAACAATGCTACAGGATCTGTTTGTTAGCATTAAGTCCTTAATTTTTCCAGGAGGAGAAGTCAGCGTAAATCTTTTAAAAGAAACCGCTAAGAATGCATACTTTTTGGATTTTATGCGAAATTCTTCCGGATCAAGCCAAACGTTTAAAGATTTATTACAGTTAGATGGGGATGGAAGAAACCGGCAGACGGATATTGAGAGCCGCCCTGTTTCCGCTTTAGAAAGCCTGTTCTTAGTCATCACAATAGGAAATAATTTCGGTTACAGATGGAACCCTGAAGGTGGAGAAACCGTTAATAACGCTCTCACGAACTCTGGCTCTGTTACAACAGGCGGGGAAATAACCCTTGGGGATGCTATGTTTAGCCTTGGCGCTCAAATAGGCTCCTCTGATACATTCAATTTTAAGAATATTACAGAATTAAGTAGAAAGAGCAGTAAGGTGTATCGAGATGATACTCCAGATACTGGTCCCGCTTCCGCAGACGTATATCGAATTGGTTTTAATACACGTGTTCTTTCCGTATTGGAAACTCCTTCTAGAGGCGAGGCATTACCAATTACGGATACTTCAACGGGGAGTGCTACTCTTAACGAATCCGCATTTGATAAGTTATACAATAAAACAATTCCTTGGATGCTGGACTGGGTAGTTAAAGTAACCTTAGAAGGTTACGGCCCATATTATAGCCAAACAAATGGTGTGGGACAGCCAATTGCTCCGGATGGTAGTCTCTTAAAATATCAGCCTTCTTGGAATACATCTCAGTATTATGTACAAATTGTTCCAAGGACTGGTATGACTGCTTCTACACGTCTTGGTTGCGATCCAAATCCGAACGGTACTCCCGTTACAAATGCTGCAACTGCAATTGAAACGGAATGTAGGATTTATCTTGGAGGTTACCAGGAAGGTGCAACAAATCCTGCCTCGGCAAATCCGGGAGCGACGAAAGGTTTTTATGCAATTGTGGAGACTGTTTCAGCGCCTATTTTGGTTTCGAGCGCAGAGGAAGCTTTCTATAAGAATTTACAATGGTTATTGTATGAAAAACGGTTTGTCGCAATTTTACCAGTTCGCGCAAAGTTAAGTGCTACAGTTACCTACGAAGAGGCATTATTTATTACAGCAATCGGGAACGGGGTTATGGGAATGATGAATCTTTCTCCGAACTGCGGCCCCCTTAATAGTGGTCCGGATTGTTTGACATATAACGGAACTTGGAATAAAAAGGGGACTAAAGTAAAAGATTATTCCTCTGCAGGGACCGGCTTACAAGACCTTTCTAATGAACCAGGAGATTCAGCTTTTTTAGTAGAAGGCTGGGGATATGGTTTAGCAGGTGATGAAAATTTACAAGTTACTGCAGTATATTCTGCGTTATTCCCTCTTTTGATTCCAAATCCGGAAACAAGTATGGGGATGATCCCACCAGTGATTTCTCAGAATGCTGGTGTAATTAAACAGTTGGGTTTTTTAGGGCCTACAGATACTTCTCCTGCTCAAGTAACTACAAATTGGGACAAACGAAATCGTTTGACTCCTTTTATAGTAGCTCTCGCAAAGGCGATGGGGGACGATGCAAAGATCCCAGCAAATAGAGCGGCTGGTAAAAATCCTTACAAAGTATTAACGGATCTTTCCGAACTTTTTTCAAGACCCTACATATTCTATGGTAGAGATACTACTTACCCTAAATACTTTCCAGGGGCAAATGCCACAGAAAAAATAAGTAATGCTCCTACAAAAGGAAGCAATATTGATGAGACGACTGAAGCGCCTCTTTTTCTTCAACTTCGTACTGTAGGAGTTGCAACAGGATTTAGAAACCCGTCAGCTACTGTGGTTGAATACAAGGCTTCTAAGAACTACAGAACTTTATTAAGTGTTTTAATAGAAGGAACTTCTACTCCGACAAGCACTGATCGTAACCGTATGACAGATGGTCCTTTGGATCTATTAAGCAAAACTGATATTCTTTCCGGGTTGATCAAATTCACTACAAACCTGGGAGATCCTGCGAAAGCAGATGCCAGAAACAAGGTAATGGATGGTCTTGCTGGGATCTTGGGCCAAACAAAACTTTGGTCAGATTGTGGTGGAGAAGCAAATTTCCAAACCAATTGTCCGAACCAGTTTGCTATCGACGAAGGAATTGATTGGTTAGTATATCGTATCGCTGATAAATACGATGATCGTCCTCGCAATGATCTATATGATCCTTTATGGGTGAAAGTGGATGATCTAGTCAGAAGAATTCGTGATTACGTTTCCAGATCTTCCGGTTGGTCTTTAGTGAAATCCTTGGATTTTTTACTGGATCTCTTGTTGGATATCCAACTCACAGCGGCTGAAATTACGAATACTTTGGATCTTCTATCTTCACTCTTCTATGTAGGAGATGTTACTGATCCAAATAACTCTGCGCTCGATACGAGAACTTATACTGTTTCTGATATTGTAACAACAAGTCTTCCTCCTGTTTTGGATTCTATGGCTCCTTACGGAAGGAATTTATACGCAACAGGTTACCAATTAGGTAAACCAGGTAGCTTCTTCAGTTTCTTAGAGAAGAATGCAAACATGTCTTCTGAATACTCTGTAGAAGAACTATTCGAAAATACTAAAGTACTTCTGAGATCCGATATGATCCAAACTTCTCTTATGGATAATAGGGCATTCCTTTATTCTGCAGGAACTTTGATTGGATTGTTCGGAGATATTTATGAAAGAGGACGTCGTTTCTCAGGATCCGACGCCTTCTTCTATGATAATTGGAATAATGGACAACCCTCGTCGACGTACTGGGATGATCTGAATGCGATATTCTCACTAAGATGAAAAATAGATATATAACGGGACTACCGACACAAATGAAGACGCAAACATTCAAAGGATTTTTACTTATCAGTTTTGCTTTAATTTTCGCATCGATTGGATGCGGGGCAGAAAAACATGCGAGTCTTTCCGATTCTATCTTTGCAAGTCTCGGGATCGCTACCGATTCCGGAGGAAGTCTTCCTACTAGTGCATCTTTAACTCCTTATAAGGATACTGATGAGCCTGCTACTCTTCCTGTAGATTTCGGAACTGCAGGGCCACAGGCATTATTGAATCTTTCTTCTACAGACCAAGTAGATCGTTACAAAAGTTTGGAGATCGTTTTCTCTGAGCCAATGACTCAATCTACAGTGAACGGTGACTTTATTCTGAAAGAAAAAACCGGGACATTATTACCTGGTCCTGCTGTAGAAAAGGGTGGATCCTTTTACTGGAAATCAGGTGGAAGATTGATCTTCGATCCTTACAAAGAGTTGAAACCAAATACTACTTATCAACTCACTCTAACGAGCGCTTCTAAAGGTTTAGAAGGTGGAAATCTTCAACCTTATACAATTGAATTTACTACTGAGCCTGATTATTTAATCGGAGCTACGTTAAACGGAACGGCGGTTGGTCCTGCAAATTCTTCTAAGGATTTAACTTATACCGATGCTGCTCCTGGCACGATCGCTATGAATTTGAACGCAAGTTTTACTTCTCCGATCAGTGGTGCAAATTCTATCCAGACGATCAAACTTAAACATTTAAGTTCTACTGCAGAACATGTGATCTGTGCGGCTCCGCCTTGTGATATGACCGTTCCTCTTGCTTCTTCTGTGAATCTCAATACTTTCTCAGGAGCAAAAGCAGGGCTGAAACCTTTCCAAGGTGGGAATGCTTATATTTTTGAGATCACTACTACGAACGGTAAAGTATTCCGTAGATCATTCGGATTCAATTATGGAAAAGTAAACACCACTCCATATGCTATGATCACAAATGGTGCTGCTGCGATCGTAGATGAAACTCAGGCTTTAAAACTTTTTGGCCAGATCTTAGAAAGATTTACAAAGAACGATTATAAAATATCCGGTAAATCATTCTCGGATTTTTCAAATGCTCCTAAGAGCACTTCGAAAAGAACAAGCTATTGTATAGATTATCACTCTGAGATCAATTTTATACGTAGCTTTGGGGATTCTACTGATCCAGATAACGGAGACGGATACTGCGGCGCATCGGGAGCAAATCCCGGAGCATTCGTAGGTAATGGTTGTTTCTTAGGTTGTTCCGACTTCGATATGGACGTCTACATCACTGGGGTTAATATTCCTGCTATGACCGGTACCGATCCTACGATCACTGCAAGCTTAAGTGTTCCGGCAAATAATAATCTTAAAGTAAGTATTAACGGCCGTAAGGCGATTATTAACCTTGCTATTATTGCAAGAAATAGAAATTCAATCGGGCTTGGCCTTGTAGGTTCTGGAAGTAAATTCTATTTCACTACTATTGCGGAAGTGAATTTGAATGAAACTGCAAACCCTCGTGCTGCAGTAGGAAATACGAATACTGTAGTGGATACAAATGGAGAATTTAATATAGCAATTAAAACTCCTTTGACTATCGCAGCTCTTCCTGCAAACACCTCTTCAGATAATTTTTATACAAAAGAATGGTCAGATCATTTACGCGTAAAGAATAACGCGGGCACTCTTGATTCCGTAGACTATGTGGATTCTACTTCCTGGGCAGCGGATCTTTTGTCCTCAGTTACGGCTTCTATTGCGAACGATATGGTCCCTGCTTTAAAACCGGCGATCACCCAGTCTATGTTAAAAGACGTTGTGCAAAAGGTTGCGCCTAACGCTTTAAATGCAGTTGTTACTTCTTTGGCAAATCCTGGTTTGGATGTTATATTGCCGGATTATCTTCCTACTCCTCTCCAAAGTTTTCCACTTTCTTTGAAACTGAAGTTTCAAACAGATGTGGTTCCAACAGTTTCTGGAGCCAACAAAGGGTTAGTCGGTTCTGCTTCTGTTGCTTTGGTGGCTAAAAATCCATTGATCAATACGGATCCAAATTATCACGGACATCAATTGGCTTCTGGTTTTGTGAGCACTCGTCCTGTTCCGACTGGAGATGCGCTTACTAAAACTTTCCCATTCTCTAAAAGTTCTACAAACCCTGGACTTCTTCTGACACTGACTGCGGATACTGTAACTCAGGCTGCTTATAGTCTTTGGCAAAACGGTGCATTAAATTTAAGGATCAATAAACCTTTTATAGATTCCATCACTGCGTATGCTGGTTCTGATCCTCTATTCCAGTTGACCCAAGAATTAGTAAAGGTCGGAACTCTTCTGAATATCTTAGCACCAGGTAGATCTACTTTAGTTGGCTTGAATCCGAGTGATTCTACTAAACTTATCCAAAGCGTAAAATCTTCGGATGATGTGGATATAGATGTATATTCGATCCACGCGCCTAACGGAGAGTTTAAATTCGGTGGCGCAAGTTCTATTCCTGCTCTTACGGTAAACTTTACTGATCTGGAATTAAGGATTTACGGAAGAAGGCCGAACGGAACTCAGATTGGATATCCTATATTAAGTTCGATAACCTGTTCTTCTGCGGCAGCTGATAATGCTGCAAACAGTTGTCGTTATCTTTTGAATACTGTTCGTGTAAGTATCAAGGGAGATGGATCCTTTAATTTTATTCCATTCGTGAATCCGGATCCTACTGGAAAACCTCAGTATAATAATTTGAATGCTATGAGCCTTGTGATCAAAAAAGATGAGACCAGCATGGCTTATACGCTGGATATTCTGGAAGGAAATTCAGTGAACCCATTCGGTTTGGATCCTAAGGGAATTTTCCAAGTGGTTGATCCTTTGATCCGTTCATTGATCATTCCTTTGGTGAATAACGTATTACGCCAAGTTCCTTTGCCTAAATCTCTGAACGTTTCTGCAATCACGAATTTTTCTACAGGTGCGGTATGTAATCTTCAGTCGACAACTGATAAATTGAAACTGATCACTATCCCGATCCCGAATACTGAACCTTATCCGTATCTATTCGGAGGCCTTCAGTTCCAAGGAGCTGCTGCTACGAACCCCGGAACGGTGGTGCAATGTCCTTAATATTATATATAGCGTGAACGAAAGAGGATAAAGTATAGAAATATAATATTATAAAAATAGAATAAATCCTAAACCAAGAGTTTTCTCCAAAATTGAAAATAAACTCTTAAGGACGGGGCCGGTTTTTCGAAAGAAGAAGGTCCAGTCCGAGGTTGGATAGGCACTGACGGGTGCCGATTCCGGCCGAATTCGAAAGAAATCATGCGATTGAAGACTGGAGAAAAAAGATGGTTACCGGATTGGGTGAAAGAGAAAGAATTTTTATTAAACGGACGGTTGTTATAACCTGTCTGGCAGTACCCCTTTTACTTTTTGGATGTAAAGGTTCCGAAAAGGGGGGAGGAATGCTCGATTCTTTCCTTAGTTCTATTGGCATTCCTATTGATGATGGGGGTTCTATTCCAGGAACTTCTAATAATATTAATTATACTGAAACTGATACTCCTGCTACTTTACCAGTAGATTTTGGTACAGCTGGTCCTCAGGTCCTTCTTAATTTAGCTAGTCTCACCCAAGTGGACCGTTATAAAAGTTTAGAGATCGTCTTCTCTGAACCAATGGTTGCGAGCACTGTAAAAGCTGACTTCGTTTTTACAGAAGATAACGGGACACTTCTTCCAGGGCCTCCAACTGAAAAGGGAGGGACCTTCTATTGGAAATCCGGAGGAAGACTTGTTTATGATCCGTACAGAGAATTAAAAGCAAATACTACTTACAAACTCACGTTGACCTCAGCTTCCAAAGGATTGGAAGGCGGAAGTCTTCAGCCTTATACTGTCAGCTTTACTACAGAGCCAGATTACTATATTACAATGTCCTTAAATGGTACAGGAGTAGGTCCTGCGAATTCTCAAAAGGACCTGACTTACTTAGATGCGACTCCAGGTACAATCTCCATGAACCTGAATGCAAGTTTTTCCAATCCTAGTAATCCGAACCAAATCCAAAGTATTAAATTAAAACATATGGGTTCCACTGCGGAGCATGTGATTTGTGCGGCTTCGCCTTGCGATATGACTGCACCTTTAGCTTCTTCATTAAATTTGAATACTTTTTCAGGAGCAAAAGCAGGGCTAAAACCATACCAAGGCGGAAACGCTTATGAATTCCAGATCTCGACTGCTGATGGGAAAACATTCCGCAGATCTTTTGGATTCAATTATGGAAAAGTAAATTCTACTCCATATGCTTTGATATCTAATGCGTCTGCAGCGGTTTTTGATGAAGCTCAGACTTTAAAATTATTTTCTAATATCCTGCAAAGATTTGCACACGCAGATTTTAAGATCACGAATAAAACATTTAACGATTTTTCTGGATCTCCTAAAGTTACAGACGTTACTCCTCTTAGAGACCCTGACGGGAATGGCAACTTTTCCGACAGAAGATGTATAGATTTCTGGTCTATTACCGCTAATGATTTTCCGATCACTGTAAATTATGTAAAGACTTACGGAGATATGGCTGGCCAATTCGGGAATGGATATTGTGGGGTCGCAGGAAATACAGGAGCATTCAATATCACTGCAAGCTTCTTAGGAAATCTTCCTATGTGGTTGGATGTTTATATCAATAACGTAGTAGTTCCTCCTTTAGCTCCGGATAATACTACAAATATTACCGACTCAATTTACGTCCAAGCAGATGGAGTAATGGGGGTAGACCTAAACGGGAAAAGATCTGTAATTGATATTACTACGATTGGATATTCTCACGATTGCACAGGACTTGCTTGTTTACTGGGGAACGATGATACTTACGGATTCTCTACCACGGCTACTCTGAATCCTAACTCGCCATATACTTCTCGTTTGGCGAGAGCAAAGGCAAACGCAAGCTTTGATTCGAGCGGGAAGATTGCAGTGGCGATCAAAACTCCTTATACACCTACAGATGGGATTAACGGTAACTTTTATGTTTCAGAGTGGACTAATAATCTAAATGTGGCAGGTGTAAATTTACTCGCTGCTACTGATACATTAGGCTCTTGGCTTTCTCCAATTACGGAAAGTGTAGCGAATAACGCAGTTCCTCAGGCAACACCTTATATCACTCAGTCTATGCTAAGAGATATTGTGGAAAGAGTATCTGTGGAGGCAATGAACGCAGTATTAGTTTCTTTGAATAATCCAGGTTTAGATGTTACTCTCCCGGATTATTTACCTGCACCTTTGAATAATTTCCCTTTATCACTTAGATTGATGGCGCAAAACGATGCCGTGGTAAAATCCGATGGGATCAATAAGGGGATCTTGACTTCTGCAAGTGTATCTTTGGTTGCTAAAACTCCTCTTGCAAATACGGATCCTAATTATCATGGACATCAATTGGCTACTGGTTTTGTGAGCACTCGTCCTATTCCGACTGGAACAGCCATGGCAAAAACATATCCATTCTCTAGGAGTAATGCTAATCCTGGATTACTTCTTACTTTGAATGCGGATACTGTGACTCAAGCAGCTTATAGTCTCTGGCAAAATGGTGCCTTGAATTTAAGGATCAATAAACAATTCATAAATCAGATTAAACAATACGCAGGTTCTGATCCTCTCTTTGAGTTGACCCAAGAGTTGGTGAAAGTTGGGACTTTGCTGAATATCTTATCTCCGGGTAGGCCTTTAGTAGGTTTAAAACCAGGTGATCCTACTAAGTTTGTTCCCAATGTTAGTGCTACAGATGATGTGGATATAGATGTTTATGCTATACATGCTCCAAATGGTGAGTTCAAATTCGGAGGAGCAAGTGCGCTTCCTACTTTGGTAGTGAACTTTACGGATTTGGAATTAAGGATATATGGTAGAAGACTTCCTGGAACAGATGTTGGTAGCGGAAGTTCTGTGCCTTGTAGTGCTGCTGCTGCGGATAGTGCCGCAAACAGTTGCCGTTATCTTTTGAACACAGTCCGTGTAAGTTTAAAAGGGGATGGCTCTTTTAATTTTATTCCTTTTGTGAATCCAGATCCAACTGGAAAACCTCAATATAATAATTTGAATGCATTGAGCCTTGTGATCCGAAAAGACGAAGCTAGTATGTCTTATACTATGGACATTCTAGAAGGGCCTACATTTAATCCATTTGGTTTGGATCCTAAGGGAATTTTCCAAGTGGTAGATCCTTTGATCCGCTCTTTGATTGTTCCTTTGGTGAATAATGTATTAAGACAGGTCCCTCTACCTAGTTCCTTAACTTTGGATGCGATCACGAATGCTAGTTCAGGCAATAAATGTAATCT is part of the Leptospira saintgironsiae genome and encodes:
- a CDS encoding Ig-like domain-containing protein; its protein translation is MVTGLGERERIFIKRTVVITCLAVPLLLFGCKGSEKGGGMLDSFLSSIGIPIDDGGSIPGTSNNINYTETDTPATLPVDFGTAGPQVLLNLASLTQVDRYKSLEIVFSEPMVASTVKADFVFTEDNGTLLPGPPTEKGGTFYWKSGGRLVYDPYRELKANTTYKLTLTSASKGLEGGSLQPYTVSFTTEPDYYITMSLNGTGVGPANSQKDLTYLDATPGTISMNLNASFSNPSNPNQIQSIKLKHMGSTAEHVICAASPCDMTAPLASSLNLNTFSGAKAGLKPYQGGNAYEFQISTADGKTFRRSFGFNYGKVNSTPYALISNASAAVFDEAQTLKLFSNILQRFAHADFKITNKTFNDFSGSPKVTDVTPLRDPDGNGNFSDRRCIDFWSITANDFPITVNYVKTYGDMAGQFGNGYCGVAGNTGAFNITASFLGNLPMWLDVYINNVVVPPLAPDNTTNITDSIYVQADGVMGVDLNGKRSVIDITTIGYSHDCTGLACLLGNDDTYGFSTTATLNPNSPYTSRLARAKANASFDSSGKIAVAIKTPYTPTDGINGNFYVSEWTNNLNVAGVNLLAATDTLGSWLSPITESVANNAVPQATPYITQSMLRDIVERVSVEAMNAVLVSLNNPGLDVTLPDYLPAPLNNFPLSLRLMAQNDAVVKSDGINKGILTSASVSLVAKTPLANTDPNYHGHQLATGFVSTRPIPTGTAMAKTYPFSRSNANPGLLLTLNADTVTQAAYSLWQNGALNLRINKQFINQIKQYAGSDPLFELTQELVKVGTLLNILSPGRPLVGLKPGDPTKFVPNVSATDDVDIDVYAIHAPNGEFKFGGASALPTLVVNFTDLELRIYGRRLPGTDVGSGSSVPCSAAAADSAANSCRYLLNTVRVSLKGDGSFNFIPFVNPDPTGKPQYNNLNALSLVIRKDEASMSYTMDILEGPTFNPFGLDPKGIFQVVDPLIRSLIVPLVNNVLRQVPLPSSLTLDAITNASSGNKCNLQSTTDKLRLVTIPIPNSEAYPYLFGGLQFQGAFASNPGNAISCP
- a CDS encoding Ig-like domain-containing protein, producing the protein MKTQTFKGFLLISFALIFASIGCGAEKHASLSDSIFASLGIATDSGGSLPTSASLTPYKDTDEPATLPVDFGTAGPQALLNLSSTDQVDRYKSLEIVFSEPMTQSTVNGDFILKEKTGTLLPGPAVEKGGSFYWKSGGRLIFDPYKELKPNTTYQLTLTSASKGLEGGNLQPYTIEFTTEPDYLIGATLNGTAVGPANSSKDLTYTDAAPGTIAMNLNASFTSPISGANSIQTIKLKHLSSTAEHVICAAPPCDMTVPLASSVNLNTFSGAKAGLKPFQGGNAYIFEITTTNGKVFRRSFGFNYGKVNTTPYAMITNGAAAIVDETQALKLFGQILERFTKNDYKISGKSFSDFSNAPKSTSKRTSYCIDYHSEINFIRSFGDSTDPDNGDGYCGASGANPGAFVGNGCFLGCSDFDMDVYITGVNIPAMTGTDPTITASLSVPANNNLKVSINGRKAIINLAIIARNRNSIGLGLVGSGSKFYFTTIAEVNLNETANPRAAVGNTNTVVDTNGEFNIAIKTPLTIAALPANTSSDNFYTKEWSDHLRVKNNAGTLDSVDYVDSTSWAADLLSSVTASIANDMVPALKPAITQSMLKDVVQKVAPNALNAVVTSLANPGLDVILPDYLPTPLQSFPLSLKLKFQTDVVPTVSGANKGLVGSASVALVAKNPLINTDPNYHGHQLASGFVSTRPVPTGDALTKTFPFSKSSTNPGLLLTLTADTVTQAAYSLWQNGALNLRINKPFIDSITAYAGSDPLFQLTQELVKVGTLLNILAPGRSTLVGLNPSDSTKLIQSVKSSDDVDIDVYSIHAPNGEFKFGGASSIPALTVNFTDLELRIYGRRPNGTQIGYPILSSITCSSAAADNAANSCRYLLNTVRVSIKGDGSFNFIPFVNPDPTGKPQYNNLNAMSLVIKKDETSMAYTLDILEGNSVNPFGLDPKGIFQVVDPLIRSLIIPLVNNVLRQVPLPKSLNVSAITNFSTGAVCNLQSTTDKLKLITIPIPNTEPYPYLFGGLQFQGAAATNPGTVVQCP